The following proteins are co-located in the Luteolibacter rhizosphaerae genome:
- a CDS encoding recombinase family protein produces the protein MLRCATLVRVSTQEQAGSDRAGLDRQRQAIARVVADKRYEVVSAIELIDVSGTSILHAPEVTHLIERIENREIDVLLASEMSRIIRPDDLSSFGFLETCRRHGVVVDLGGTVHDFDSPEGFLSGGILALLGGHERMQMLRRMMASKEAKRARGENPQSRITLPLGIDYDRAAAKYGYNERIISVIEAFRLVDEEGIRNLSEVGRRCGIHQCNVRNILRNEIYRGERVYSKFRDQSRKGIKATGRQGDRPKIARPPDRVIRVRVFTVEEQAVSDERFERVQQVLRGIRENHEVFVAERHEGNLLSGVGRCGFCAERLYAKRRTPRLANKSPTKGHYICRSAHESTKGKLGHGKCKQGWVRKEELDELTEAFITKFLADPGFVKAVLQQAREKQAGKVLRIDLGASVKDRLADIERRDKRVLEAMEEGLLSIAEAKQRRQRLADERAGLIKAQQVNREDQPEVRELEGIAGAVSKGLEGWPVEGTVKEKKAFLAKIFSEIYFQRGAITAFRLAPGLIGSASGAWSFAADMPVAIDPPVCLKVPEPEVEVPEGMKRCSRCREVKSVSDYYGKWAACKRCTNKASAARYRKKRAERG, from the coding sequence GTGCTCCGTTGCGCGACCCTCGTCCGAGTCTCCACCCAGGAACAGGCCGGATCTGATCGTGCAGGCCTCGACCGCCAGCGGCAGGCTATCGCGCGCGTCGTTGCCGATAAACGCTACGAGGTTGTTTCGGCAATCGAGCTGATCGATGTGAGCGGCACCTCGATCCTCCATGCTCCGGAGGTAACACACCTGATCGAGAGGATCGAGAACCGCGAGATTGACGTGTTGTTGGCGAGCGAGATGTCGAGAATCATCCGCCCGGATGACCTCTCGTCATTCGGGTTCCTGGAGACCTGCCGCCGACACGGCGTGGTGGTCGATCTCGGAGGCACGGTCCACGACTTCGATTCGCCCGAAGGCTTCCTCAGCGGAGGGATCCTGGCGCTCCTCGGAGGTCATGAGCGCATGCAGATGCTCCGCAGGATGATGGCGAGTAAGGAAGCCAAGAGAGCCCGCGGAGAGAATCCACAGAGTCGCATCACACTGCCACTCGGAATCGACTATGACCGCGCCGCAGCGAAATACGGCTATAACGAGCGGATCATTAGCGTGATCGAGGCGTTCCGTCTGGTGGACGAAGAGGGAATCCGGAACTTGTCTGAGGTCGGACGTCGCTGCGGGATTCATCAATGCAACGTGAGGAACATCCTGCGGAACGAAATCTACCGCGGTGAACGGGTCTATTCAAAGTTCCGAGACCAGTCCCGCAAGGGAATCAAGGCCACGGGTCGGCAGGGTGATCGTCCCAAGATCGCCCGACCACCCGACCGGGTGATCCGCGTCCGCGTCTTCACCGTCGAGGAGCAGGCCGTATCGGATGAACGGTTCGAGCGAGTCCAACAGGTCCTCCGCGGAATCCGCGAGAACCATGAGGTGTTCGTGGCCGAGCGGCACGAAGGGAACCTGCTTTCCGGTGTCGGGAGGTGCGGGTTCTGTGCCGAGCGCCTCTATGCCAAGCGGCGGACTCCGCGGCTTGCAAACAAGTCTCCCACGAAGGGCCATTACATCTGCCGGTCCGCCCATGAATCGACCAAGGGCAAGCTTGGCCACGGCAAATGCAAACAGGGCTGGGTGCGGAAGGAGGAACTCGATGAGCTGACGGAAGCGTTCATCACGAAGTTCCTCGCCGATCCCGGCTTTGTGAAGGCGGTCCTTCAGCAAGCACGCGAGAAGCAGGCGGGCAAGGTTCTGCGTATCGACCTTGGGGCGTCGGTGAAGGATCGACTCGCTGACATTGAGCGCCGCGACAAGCGGGTCCTTGAGGCAATGGAGGAAGGCTTGCTTTCGATCGCGGAGGCGAAACAGCGGCGGCAGAGGCTTGCGGATGAGCGCGCGGGCTTGATCAAGGCGCAGCAAGTGAATCGCGAAGATCAGCCCGAGGTCCGGGAACTGGAGGGGATTGCAGGGGCGGTGTCCAAAGGACTCGAAGGATGGCCTGTGGAAGGAACGGTGAAGGAGAAGAAGGCGTTCCTCGCAAAGATCTTCTCGGAGATCTACTTCCAGCGGGGAGCTATTACCGCATTCCGTCTGGCTCCAGGGCTCATCGGAAGCGCCTCGGGGGCGTGGAGCTTCGCCGCCGACATGCCCGTCGCGATTGATCCGCCGGTCTGCCTCAAGGTTCCAGAACCGGAAGTCGAAGTGCCAGAAGGAATGAAGCGATGCTCCAGGTGCCGGGAGGTGAAATCGGTGAGCGACTACTATGGGAAGTGGGCAGCATGCAAACGCTGCACCAACAAGGCGTCCGCAGCCCGCTACCGAAAGAAGCGGGCTGAACGGGGGTAA
- a CDS encoding helix-turn-helix domain-containing protein produces MASNTEAGAKRAKALELAGEGLSQARIARELGVSAATVSRWLGKGSKAA; encoded by the coding sequence TTGGCCTCGAACACCGAAGCCGGGGCAAAGCGCGCGAAAGCCCTGGAGCTGGCCGGGGAAGGGCTCTCGCAAGCACGTATCGCGCGAGAGTTGGGCGTCTCGGCCGCGACCGTTTCCCGCTGGCTCGGGAAGGGCTCGAAAGCCGCCTGA